One segment of Alnus glutinosa chromosome 2, dhAlnGlut1.1, whole genome shotgun sequence DNA contains the following:
- the LOC133862000 gene encoding uncharacterized protein LOC133862000 isoform X1 — MDLWAVYVKNSTQTPLLLRSSFPKKPISSCLRRRANPSCRVEDCGVFEIRVLRRRRACSSSLVVRAMAKKNHDNSGNGDRSIPEGDGLKKNNSSDGNKSNDTASNKSQHLKLDWREFRANLFAREQAEKVEGDAHNEGVKPHESKSLDLKWAHPIPVPETGCVLVATEKLDGVRTFERTVVLLLRSGTRHPQEGPFGVVINRPLHKKIKHMKPTNLDLATTFSDCSLHFGGPLEASMFLLKTGEKPKIPGFEEVIPGLCFGARNSLDEAAGLVKKGVLKPQDFRFFVGYAGWQLDQLRDEIESDYWYVAACSSNLISGGLSDSSSEGLWEEILQLMGGHYSELSRKPKQDM; from the exons ATGGATCTGTGGGCCGTGTATGTCAAGAACTCCACCCAAACCCCTCTCTTGCTCAGAAGCTCGTTTCCCAAGAAACCCATTTCCTCTTGCCTGAGAAGAAGAGCCAATCCCTCTTGCAGAGTTGAGGATTGTGGGGTCTTTGAGATCAGGGTTTTGAGGAGGCGCAGGgcttgctcttcttctttggttgTCAGAGCTATGGCGAAGAAGAATCACGATAATTCCG GAAATGGTGATCGATCTATTCCAGAAGGAGATGGTTTGAAAAAGAATAATTCTTCTGATGGAAACAAATCCAATGACACTGCTTCCAATAAATCTCAGCATTTAAAATTGGACTGGAGAGAGTTCAGAGCTAATCTATTTGCACGGGAGCAG GCAGAAAAGGTAGAGGGTGATGCTCACAACGAGGGTGTGAAACCCCATGAGTCCAAATCTCTTGACCTTAAATGGGCCCATCCTATTCCTGTACCTGAGACTGGCTGTGTCCTTGTTGCCACAGAAAAACTTGATGGAGTCCGAACCTTTGAAAGAACTGTTGTTCTCCTTCTCAGATCTGGAACCAGGCACCCACAAGAAGGCCCATTTGGGGTTGTCATCAACCGCCCTCTTCACAAAAAGATCAAACACATGAAACCCACAAATCTTGATCTTGCAACCACTTTTTCTGATTGTTCCTTGCATTTTGGCGGGCCTCTTGAAGCAAGCATGTTCTTGTTGAAAACCGGGGAAAAACCAAAGATTCCTGGGTTTGAAGAGGTGATCCCTGGCCTGTGCTTTGGTGCTCGAAACAGTTTGGATGAAGCTGCAGGGCTGGTAAAGAAGGGTGTTCTTAAGCCTCAAGATTTCAGATTCTTTGTTGGTTATGCCGGGTGGCAACTGGACCAATTGAGGGACGAGATTGAATCAGATTACTGGTATGTGGCTGCTTGCAGCTCAAATTTGATTAGTGGGGGCTTATCAGACTCTTCATCAGAGGGTTTGTGGGAGGAGATTTTGCAGCTAATGGGTGGTCACTACTCAGAATTGAGCCGGAAGCCTAAGCAAGATATGTAG
- the LOC133862000 gene encoding uncharacterized protein LOC133862000 isoform X2: protein MQFCGFRFLGSSDFGNGDRSIPEGDGLKKNNSSDGNKSNDTASNKSQHLKLDWREFRANLFAREQAEKVEGDAHNEGVKPHESKSLDLKWAHPIPVPETGCVLVATEKLDGVRTFERTVVLLLRSGTRHPQEGPFGVVINRPLHKKIKHMKPTNLDLATTFSDCSLHFGGPLEASMFLLKTGEKPKIPGFEEVIPGLCFGARNSLDEAAGLVKKGVLKPQDFRFFVGYAGWQLDQLRDEIESDYWYVAACSSNLISGGLSDSSSEGLWEEILQLMGGHYSELSRKPKQDM, encoded by the exons ATGCAATTTTGTGGATTTCGTTTCTTGGGATCCTCGGATTTTG GAAATGGTGATCGATCTATTCCAGAAGGAGATGGTTTGAAAAAGAATAATTCTTCTGATGGAAACAAATCCAATGACACTGCTTCCAATAAATCTCAGCATTTAAAATTGGACTGGAGAGAGTTCAGAGCTAATCTATTTGCACGGGAGCAG GCAGAAAAGGTAGAGGGTGATGCTCACAACGAGGGTGTGAAACCCCATGAGTCCAAATCTCTTGACCTTAAATGGGCCCATCCTATTCCTGTACCTGAGACTGGCTGTGTCCTTGTTGCCACAGAAAAACTTGATGGAGTCCGAACCTTTGAAAGAACTGTTGTTCTCCTTCTCAGATCTGGAACCAGGCACCCACAAGAAGGCCCATTTGGGGTTGTCATCAACCGCCCTCTTCACAAAAAGATCAAACACATGAAACCCACAAATCTTGATCTTGCAACCACTTTTTCTGATTGTTCCTTGCATTTTGGCGGGCCTCTTGAAGCAAGCATGTTCTTGTTGAAAACCGGGGAAAAACCAAAGATTCCTGGGTTTGAAGAGGTGATCCCTGGCCTGTGCTTTGGTGCTCGAAACAGTTTGGATGAAGCTGCAGGGCTGGTAAAGAAGGGTGTTCTTAAGCCTCAAGATTTCAGATTCTTTGTTGGTTATGCCGGGTGGCAACTGGACCAATTGAGGGACGAGATTGAATCAGATTACTGGTATGTGGCTGCTTGCAGCTCAAATTTGATTAGTGGGGGCTTATCAGACTCTTCATCAGAGGGTTTGTGGGAGGAGATTTTGCAGCTAATGGGTGGTCACTACTCAGAATTGAGCCGGAAGCCTAAGCAAGATATGTAG